The DNA window CTGTCTACAGGCACGCCCAGCTCGGTGAGCGTCTGCGACATGAGCAGCGAGAGCCAGTGGTTCGGGCGCGTCATGAGCGCGCCCTCCGTCGTGCATGAGAGCAGCTGGTCGATGCGCTCCTCGGCCATGGGGCGCCCGCAAGAGAAGCACTTGAATCCGCGTCGGGTGGCTTCTTCGATCTCGGTGTAGCTCTGTACGCGACTGATCTGGTTGCCCTGCTCGCGGCAGAAGACCACGAAGTCCTTCTGCACCAGACCCAGGGCTTCCAGCAGCTGCACCTCCTGCCCGACCTCCATGACCGACGTGCCATCGGTAGCGAGGTTCTCGAGGAGCGTGTTGCGGTTGCACGCGATGGAGCCCAGGATGCGGCGGCGTGAAGGGCTGCCAAGGGCCCGCGCCGCATCGAGCTGCGCGCGCCCCGGATTCAGCGCGTGCCCTTCTTCGCGCACCATGCGAAGACGCTCCTGAGGGTCATCGCAAGGCCCCCAGGTCGCCTGACGCGTGTCTGCCTTGCTGGGCCACACCGCTTCGCGGATGCGCTCGCAGAACCCCTGAAAGGTCTGCGCCCCTTCGGGTCTATCGAGCAGGCAGCCCGCTTCGATGAACTGCCGATTCGGATCGACGCGGTAGTACAGCATCGAGTCGCTGCCGGTGAGGTACACCTCGCCGAGAACGGCTTCACCTGAGTCCTTGAACCCGAGAGAGAGCGCCTTCCAGAACCCGGACTTCACCTCGTGGATGAGGCCCGGAAAATCGTTGCGCAGCTCTTCGTGGATGTGCATCTCCGCGGCTCTCGGAACCGGAACGCGCAGACGCTCGCGCTTGATGACCATTCCCGTGATGTCTCCTCTACATGCTCACAGCGATGGGCGGCGCGGGGTCAGCCTGTCGGCCGCCCCAACCGCAGGTCGGGCTCACGACTCGATGGGCGCACCCAGTCGTTCGAGCTCGTTGCGAATCTTGACCTTGAACGCGTCGTTGCTCTTCGCGCTCGCGACCTTGTAGGCTGTCTGAAGCTGCTTGATCGCGGCGTCACGCAGGCGCTTTCGCTCGTAGGCGAGCGCGAGGTTGCAGTGGGCGTTCAGATCGCTCGGGTCGATCTCGAGGGTCTTGCGATAGGCTTCGACGACCTTGTCGAGCTTGCCCGCCTTCGCATAGGCCACGCCGAGGTTGTAGTAGATCTTCGAATCGTTCGGGCTGATCGTGAGCGCTTTCTGGTACTCCTCGATGGCGGCATCGAGCTTGTTGGCCGCGGCGTACGCGATGCCCAGATGGCTGTGCGCCTCTCCCAGCAGCGGGTCGAGGCTCACCGCCTTCTTCAGCGACTTGATGGCCGGCTCCACCCGCTTGAGGCGGTAGTAGACGAGGCCGAGCTTGCTGAACGAGAGCGCGTCGCGCGGGTTGAGCTCGACGGCGCGCTCGTAGGCCTCGACGGCGTCTTCCCACTGGCCCTTCTGTGAGTAGATGAGCCCCATGTCGGCGAAGGGCCGCGCCCACCCGGGGGCATGCTGCGCCGCCAGCTTGAAGGCGTCGAGGGCGCCATCGGGGTTGCGCTTTCGCAGCTGCACGCTGCCCATGCCGATGTGGGCGTCTGCGCAGGTCTCGTCCATCAGGAGGGCCTTCTTGTAGGTCTGCGTGGCCAGCTCCAGCTTCTGCTGCTGCAGGTAGACGTCTCCCAGGAGGCTGAGGGTCTGTGGGCTCGGCTTGAGCTGGTTCGCACGTTCGAAGGCCTTGATGGCCAGGTCGTAGTCACCTCGACGTGCATACGCCTTGCCGATGGTCTCCTGCTGGTCGGGCTGGGTCGGGTCGAGGTCGAGGGCGCGCTGGAACTCCTCGATAGCCAGATCGATCTCGTCCTTCTGCTGGTAGAAGCGTCCGAGCTCGACATGGCACTCCACGAAATCCGGGTACTCCTCGAGGATGCGCTTGAGATCGTCTTCCACCGCCTCGAGCTCGCCGAGGGTGGCCAGGCACACGGCCTTCTGGAAGCGATGCTCGAGGTTGGCTGGCTCGAGGCTGCGGGCCTCCTGGAACTCCTGGAGGGCCAGCTCGGGCTTCTGCTGGCGCTTGTAGAGCAGGCCGAGCTGATGGTGGATGCTCGCCAGCATGCTTTCCGGCGATGTGGCGATGGCGCGCTTGAACTCGGTCTCTGCCTGGGCGTTCTGATCGAGCTTGGCGTTCAGCAGGCCCAGCATGAAGCCGAGGTCTTCCGCGGCGTGCTTCTCATCGGCCGCGCGGCGCAGTGCGTCGAGCGCCTCGCGGTAGCGGCCCAGCGGATAGAGGGCCTGTCCGAGATGGTAGTGGATGGCGGCGTGCTCGACCCGTGGGGCCAGACGCACCGCGGCCTCGAATGACGCTGACGCGGCGCTGAAGTGCCCCAGCTCGAACGATGCACGGGCGAGCCAGAAGTGGTAGCTCCAGACGTCGCTCACCCGCTCGATGGCGTTCTTGTAGCGCTCCACGGCCTGCGTGGTGCGGCCGTCGTCGTGGTAGGCGCGGCCGAGGTAGTAGTGGGCGTCGCCGTTGCTGCCGTCATGTTGGAGCGAGGTCTGGAGCTCACTGATGGCCTCGGGCAGGTTGCCGTTGCGGTAGTGCAGCAGCCCCAGCACGTACCGCAGGTCGGCCCGCTCAGGCGCCAGCGCCAGGGCGTCAACGTAGCACTCGATGGCCTGGGCGAGATCGCCCTTCTCTCGCCACGCCTCTGCGAGGCGCTGCACGTAGGTCAGCTCTTGCGGGCGGAGCTCGACGGCCGACTCGAGGCGCTCGAGCGCCGCGTCGACCTGGCCCATGCGCAGAAGGGCGTCGCCTGCGTGGAAGCTGTACTCGGGTTCGTCCGGACTGGCGTCTGCGGCGAGCTGGAACTGCTGCAAGGCGCGATCGAACTGACCCAGGCGAACGCAGCTGCGCCCCAGCTCGAAGTGGGCGTTCGGCTGATACGGGTTGATCTGCAGGCAGCGCTGGAAGGACTCGGCGGCCAGGTTCCACTGCTCGACCTGCTGGTATGCCTGCCCCATCTCGAACC is part of the Pseudomonadota bacterium genome and encodes:
- a CDS encoding tetratricopeptide repeat protein, with protein sequence MVHQFENRVKCAVATIASVAKPRRPVPWQGTRRVLGGDARSGVKPAEHRRIAPFRASPWAGAAPDAETGPGSRCPLGSAAAESAPPSQVRDRPLGRSLDVDFFSRGGGGCGRCSREHRFKARSDAVDKMMNPVDEVAYHHHLGSQYLLQNKLEQALQEFQRVLMLNPEHTQAHFDLGTVYSRQGNYDLAIKEWQEVVALAPNFRQAHYNLGLAYERKGLKDKAVTELQMALKIVQNQHDSMGERRIQQELERLQGTDDYHKLVAQDPNNLEARFNLGQVLARQGKHEQAVDEFQRVIELNPTHAEGHFNLGVALSRLGKVNESVEEYRKAVHFDEGHAQAWYNLGLAYASLNQGEDAIHHFEVAIKLSPSDPYFHYNLARSYMKAGRSDDAIREYQESIRLDPNDPYTHNNLGLAYVAVQRIEYAIQEFLKAIDLDPNDAHVHHNLGLAYAQGGRLGLAMNEFQSAIHLEEGNPKSHFELGKVYSRLGNFTSANKEYQKAIELDQNMAEAHFQLGISYARLGRLDLAVKRYQKALTLDGGNPLIYANLGNAYAELDKLDLAVSQYQKALQLRPEQSQLYYWMGQAFFGMKQYREAIDAYRKAIALNSQNPFVYHALGRAYARTSQVDLAIQEYRRSTAINANQHAPWFEMGQAYQQVEQWNLAAESFQRCLQINPYQPNAHFELGRSCVRLGQFDRALQQFQLAADASPDEPEYSFHAGDALLRMGQVDAALERLESAVELRPQELTYVQRLAEAWREKGDLAQAIECYVDALALAPERADLRYVLGLLHYRNGNLPEAISELQTSLQHDGSNGDAHYYLGRAYHDDGRTTQAVERYKNAIERVSDVWSYHFWLARASFELGHFSAASASFEAAVRLAPRVEHAAIHYHLGQALYPLGRYREALDALRRAADEKHAAEDLGFMLGLLNAKLDQNAQAETEFKRAIATSPESMLASIHHQLGLLYKRQQKPELALQEFQEARSLEPANLEHRFQKAVCLATLGELEAVEDDLKRILEEYPDFVECHVELGRFYQQKDEIDLAIEEFQRALDLDPTQPDQQETIGKAYARRGDYDLAIKAFERANQLKPSPQTLSLLGDVYLQQQKLELATQTYKKALLMDETCADAHIGMGSVQLRKRNPDGALDAFKLAAQHAPGWARPFADMGLIYSQKGQWEDAVEAYERAVELNPRDALSFSKLGLVYYRLKRVEPAIKSLKKAVSLDPLLGEAHSHLGIAYAAANKLDAAIEEYQKALTISPNDSKIYYNLGVAYAKAGKLDKVVEAYRKTLEIDPSDLNAHCNLALAYERKRLRDAAIKQLQTAYKVASAKSNDAFKVKIRNELERLGAPIES